The genomic region atttgtaaaaCAGACTTAACAATTAACacctaattaaatgtaaaagtatatacgttaaattgttttaaattttagataacgaatgttaaaattaaatattaataaaaaattagactttttcatataaaaataataactaaaaatcttattatttaattttttatctacagATACATTGGTCTTCTTAGCTAGAGACTTTTATCAATctatgacttttttttttgtaaaagtagtttaattttataaatcttttgtgccaTGCATAATCTATACTGTCAGAACAAAGTAGAccacaattttattaaatttatatttccgTAATGTTATTACGGGTAAAAATACTAGTTATTTATAAAAGATAGGGACAAACCTGTAAAATAGTCTTTTGAAGTATGTCTGTGGTTGAGTTTTCCACCCCCATTTGAATCAAAAGGGAATTCAAAGAAGATTTTGGTTCAGAAATATCCATCCCCAATTCATTGCAATTTGCCACATTATCAGTTTTCAAAGATACATATCCTTTTATCTGAAGCCGTGGACGCCAATTTGCATAAGTGAAAACATTTGAACATTTTTGCATAACTGAAGACAACATATTATTTGGTGAAGTCCATAACCAAAACATAATTAAAGGAATCACATCACATGCCAATCCTTCATAGCCACACAAAGAAACATGTCCAAGGTTTCTTAATCTTGCTAGCGCACTGGGCACTTGTGCTATGGCAGTGTTATCAGCTTTTAGCACTGCCAAAGATTCCATttgttccacatcttcttctAACTTATCAATCTTTAAACACCCAGAGAGGATGAGAGTTTCAAGAGATGTCAACTTGTATATGCTTCTTGGAAGTACACAAAGGTTTGTACATCCTTCTATATTGATATGAAGGATGTTTTTTAGAGTTCCAATGGTATAGGAAATCAAAGACAATTCTGTACAATCCTTGAGTACTAACTTCTCAAGATTAGGTAGGTATGAAAAATCTGGGGTTTTGATCAAGTCATGTGAATGACTAAGATTTAAAATCTTCAGCTGTTTCAACAACtacaagaaaagaaaatttcaagGCTTATGTTAGAATACAATACAAGCTTATGAATTATATGTACGCGTTAGGATTCTTACCCGGGACTCCTTCCACAGAACTTTGAGTTTGCTGTTTTCTAACTCAATGGAAATTATATTTGGTTGATAGCAGTCTATGGGAGTGTGTCTCAAAGGAAATCCATGCCAACTCATCCATCTAAGATATCTTGAAAGATGTTTGAACTCTCCATTAGGTTGTACACCCGCGAGTTGAAGCAATTTAAGTTTAGTCATATTCTTAAATGCTTCTTTACTCAAACAAATGGAATTGGTCATTGGCAGCTTCAAACTCAATCCCTTAGCCTTTAAATCTGTTCCCTAAAAGAAATGAAAATGGAAtattaggctgcgtttgtttccgAGAACACGAtaggacaagacactgagaatAGGACAGGACAAGATATTAATGGACAGAGACACAAAGTTttatgttcttgtattctgtttggtgataaattagaacaaattatgaaaatccaatttattttcatttttttttcattcaaaaaatttgagatgaaaaatataataataaaaaatataattataaaaaattaataaaaataatgaaaaaaaaataaaaaataagttgtgtcccttgttagtgtctccgtgtcATTCCTATCAGGATGGatacaaaatatattaattcaatGTCTCTGTACACATTatctctgtccatgtctccttTGCCAAACATAATTTTGTGTCTCTATGTCCCTATCTCAGTAGCCTTAGTTATTGGGAGTTGGAAATTAGCAAAAGCAGTATAACAATTAGATTTAATTTTTCAACAAATAATGCTTATTTCTTCCCCCATCAAGGGAACTCTTAATGTTAGCTTTGACAGCACTTTTATTGAAACTAATTTTATCTAAAACGTAAATCATACCTCATGATTCTCTAATAGTTCAAGCACTTTCTCATCATACCATAATCTACTTCGCTCTTCAAGTTCAGGTGATTGCTCACAAATTATTGCTCTTCCCATATCTCTTAACAAGTCATGCATTCCAAGCATATTGTTATCAACAGTTACAAGGTTTCGCGCTTTAAGggcactgattccaatttctgcaTGGAGTCCGCAACCATTTAATATCTTCACAACATCATTTCGATCCATCCCAATAAAAAAGCATGCAATGTCAAGGAATATTTCTTTTTCATAATTCTTACTTAAACCATCAAAACTTATTTGTAGTTTCTTCTGGACTTTATCATGGGGAATTAATTTCAGAGTATCCAATGCACTTTGCCATTCTATTATTCCCATATTAAACAAATGGGACCCAAGAACTTCCAGAGCCAGTGGCAATCCATTAGAATATTCAACTACATCTGTAGATAGCTTGACAAACTTATCTTTTGGACATGCTTGTTTGAATACATGCCAGCTAAAAAGTTCAAGGGATTCAGCCCCATTCATCTCTTCTAGATTGAATGTGAGTTTACACACTCGAAGAAGATCATCATGTCTTGTTGTGATGATTACTACGCTCCCAGGACGACACCATTCACCACTACCACACAAAGCATTGAGTTGGTCCAAATCAGTCACATCGTCAAGCACAATGAGTACCCTTTTAGCACCAAGCCTTTCCTTTAATATTTGCTTCCCTGAATCAATGTTACTTATGTGTATCCTTGTTGCAATGAATATATCCTCAAGAAGTTGCTGTTGCAAGAGAACCTTTCCATTATCTTGCTGCCATGTTTCTCTAATGTTCAGGAGGAAGCTCCTGCCATCAAAATCGCGACGAATTTTGTTATAGATGGCTTTGGCAATAGTGGTTTTACCAACGCCCCCCATGCCTTTTATCCCAAGTATTAGAACATCTTTTATCTTTTGAATGTTTGATTCTTCAATCAACTTTTGCACACGAGGTTCTACTCCCACTGGATGCGCTGCAACGAACAACTCTGTCTTATCTAATAAACGAGTAACGTGTTCGACAATTCTTTTGATATCTTCACTTTCGTTCCTATAAAATATAGAGAGCAGAGATAAGCAGCAAAGTCAGTCATCACATTAGCACAAGATGAAATAATCAATTAGAAAACTCTAAACTATCTATCAAATAATATATAAGTGTGTATGAGACTTCTAAATACAAATACCTGGAGTTGATCACAGTCGTCCCTGAAAAGCTACTAACTTCACGAAGATCTGTTCTCCAACTTTGCACCTTATCTTCTTCCACTGATCTTCGACTTATAAGACTTTCAAAAGCTTTCCCAAAGTCAGTCTCTTTCTTTTGATAACGTACATCTGAGGGATCTACTTCATAGAATATAGGGTAAACCACTTGACCTTTTGTTCTATGGCATACCATGATATTCTCAAGCTCTTGCAGGCACCATTTTGAATCAGAATAGTGGGTTGAAAAAACAATGACAGAACATGCAGACAATCCAATTGCTTTTAACAATGCGATTGAAATCCGTTCTCCCCTTTGAAGtccatcaacatcatcatcatccttgtAAGCAGTAATTCCAGCATTTTGGAGAGATGTATGGAGATGTGATGTAAACGTTGGACGAGTGTCCTTGCCTCGAAAACTCACAAAAACATCGTACATCCTTCGCTGCAAAATGATTATAATAAGAAAAAGGTGAAAATCATATATTGGATAATAAGAAAACATAGTAGTGTATACCATGGAATGCTAGAGGGCCATCacatcaattagccatcaatgtttacctatacttttccttaaaaATATGGACTAAAGTATGTTGTTGGATTAATAGACTAAAAGAATTGGATTAATGACTAAAAATGATggccaaaaacaataaattctgatgATGGTGTAGCATTTCTCATATATACCTGAGCATCAGTTTGTGATTGCTCTCGAACGATTTCTCTTCCCATGTCACGCAGCAAAGGATGCATTCGAACTCTATCTTTCTCGTCAAATGTTATAAGACTCTGCTCTTCAAGGAAACCAATTCCATATTCGCTGAGTCCAAAGGCATCCTTTAGTGTTTGCAGTGCCTCCTCTCTTTCCATGCCAATACAAAAGCTAGCTATATCAAGAAATATTTCTTTCTCTCTGTCATCATTTAAGCCATCAAAGCTTATTTTCAAAACTTTGTGTACATCCGGATGGGGAAACCTTTTGAGTCCACCTAATACATTCTCCCACTCGTCTTTCATCTTTCCAAACAATTGACAACCAATTGTTATAAGGGCCAATGGCAATCCCCCACAATATTTAACTACATCTTCTGCAAGTCTAGCAAACTCTGTTAAAGGAGTTGCTTTCCCAAATGCATTCCAACAAAAAAGTTGAAGAGATTCATTGTAATCCATTTCTTTCACTTGGTACACATACTCAACTCCAATCCTACGAAGCAGACCTCTATCTCTTGTTGTGATGATTATTATACTCCCTGCACCAAACCATTCTGGACTTCCACACAAGGCATTCAACTGGTCTATATTATTTACATCATCAAGTACAAGAAATACCTTTTTCAGGCGAAGTTTTTCCCTTAATAAAGCTACTCCTGATGCGATGTTTTGTATGTTTATCTGTGCTTTGCAAATACCATTCAATAACTGTTCTTGCAGAAAAACCTGTTGGTTATTCTCCCACATCTCCCGAATGTTTGGGAGGAACATTGGCCTATCAAAACCGTGACGAATTTGATTATAAACACTTTTCGCAATGGTTGTTTTACCCACTCCTCCCATCCCCCATATCCCCATTAACACGACGTCTTCTGGTTTATGAGAATGTAACTCTTGAATCACATCTTCCGTGCGAGATTGTACTCCCACTAGATGCTTTGCGATGAACAAGTCTTCCGAAGCAAGTAGAGTAGTTATATGTTTAACAATCTTTCCGATCATTTCAGCTTCATTTCTGCAAAAATCAACCAACGATTTTACGTAAGTAACGATTCTAACTTTTTCCAATGAATTCAACTAAACTAATGGAACTCAGCCTTTATTTGGTCACCAAGACACATTTAAATCTAAATCAAGGAGGATGCTCCCTTAACAGGCGTAAAACGTCTTTTTATCTTCTTGTAAAGACATTTATGTTTCGCATTATTATTGAAAATATTAATAAATcagttatttttaaatttcttaacaaattaaaataaaaccgatttttttataacaataacaataaacttAATTGTTATCGGATCCAGTCCAATTGATCAACATAATCCACTAGACCAtggttctttttctatttttttaaaaataaaaattaggaatatatttatctttttatcaaaaaatttaaatataattcagTTTAAATTATGTAAATCGATAGGATCAAATCGGATCTAATAATTATAGTGTGGacaattgaatttattattgttgctataataaaccgattttattttgatttattaaaaataaattattaaccgattTAATAAAGATGTCCAATAATATCATGACTAGATGCTTTGCGATGAACAAGTCTTCCGAAGCAAGTAGAGTAGTTATATGTTTAACAATCTTTCCGATCATTTCAGCTTCATTTCTGCAAAAATCAACCAACGATTTTACGTAAGTAACGATTCTAACTTTTTCCAATGAATTCAACTAAACTAATGGAACTCAGCCTTTATTTGGTCACCAAGACACATTTAAATCTAAATCAAGGAGGATGCTCCCTTAACAGGCGTAAAACGTCTTTTTATCTTCTTGTAAAGACATTTATGTTTCGCATTATTATTGAAAATATTAATAAATcagttatttttaaatttcttaacaaattaaaataaaaccgatttttttataacaataacaataaacttAATTGTTATCGGATCCAGTCCAATTGATCAACATAATCCACTAGACCAtggttctttttctatttttttaaaaataaaaattaggaatatatttatctttttatcaaaaaatttaaatataattcagTTTAAATTATGTAAATCGATAGGATCAAATCGGATCTAATAATTATAGTGTGGacaattgaatttattattgttgctataataaaccgattttattttgatttattaaaaataaattattaaccgattTAATAAAGATGTCCAATAATATCATGACACATGTAAACGTcttaaaaaaaaagacatttttaatgTCTTTATTAAAGTGATCTCCTTAAATCAATACAAGAAATAGTTTTATAAAAAACTAATGTATTtgtggataaataaataaattatttaatttatttttaatgtatattttatatttgaatatatatttttatatttataattaatttaataactgatttatttttatataattgtctattttagaacatttttaaaataaaaaatataaaaagaaagaaaagtaaaagaaacAAGCAGATATATATGGAATTACCTGTCTCCGGTGATTGCGAATCCAGAAAGGTTAGCAGCTTCAGTGAGCGCAGCCCTCCATGCATGGACTATCTCATTCTCATATGAGAATCTATGACTTTGAAAAGCTTCTCCAAAAGGACCTCTCTGGTGGCGTACATCTGCGGGATCAACATTGTAGAATACCGGAATGACAGTTTGACCTCCAGTGCTTATACACTCCATTATTTTCATCAACTCGTCCAGACACCATCTAGAACCAGCATAACTTTCTGAGAAAACAACAACCAAAAGTCTAGAAGCTTCGATTGCTTGAATCAGTGTGTATGTTATCTGCTCTCCTCTCCCAAGCGCCACCTCGTCCCTGAAAACATGAATCCCAGCTCTCCTCAAAGCGTCATAGAGATGTGAGGTGAATCCGTGGCGAGTGTCTTGGCCTCGGAAACTCAAATACACATCGTACTTCCATGATGGATCGGGGATTCTTTCTGCTGATTGGTAGTAAGACATGGGCGATGATGGATTAGAATCAAGAGCAAAGGGATTCGTTGGGTAACTGGTGAACAAACTTTATATGATTATAAAGTCAACGCACAAATCAGATCACAGCATTTGCATATGCAGCTCTATCTACATATACTGCTTAACTTTTTGTTCATATGTTAGAGATTAGAGATTAGTACATGTACAGTAGTAATAAACAATAAAGATTAGATTATTTAAACTATGGCATTTTGTGTTAGTGTTAATCATCTATAAACAATTAAGGTAGTTATCACACATTTTCTCTTGTATTTATataaatcataaattttttttgttttgaagtaTCAATAATTACACACTACACATTTTCGTGGTGAATGTCATTGTTTATTGAGCTAACAGATTCCAATTTGTTCGTTATTACTTAGAGATGCTCACACTCTTGTCTTTGTGTTATGACAGCTTTACTTGGGCCAGCAACATATGAAAAAAATGTAAGAGGACATTAAGGTTGTCGTTATTAGATCAGATATATACTAGATTACACCGGGAGAAAAAACAAGAGAGTTTTGTTAAAGCCTTTTAATATTTAAGGTTGTCGTCATTAGTCTTTTAATATTACAAAATTTTTGCTAATGAGTGTTTTCAAAGTTCTGAGGGAACCGAAAATAAAACCATTTAAACTATCAATAACTTTTTTTCAATTATTGTTTACgcttgttcaaaaaaaaaaaagtattgttctcttatattttttcttttgttaattggtaTGAAAGATTaggaaataaaaaatcaattcaaCTAGGTATCCTTTAAAAGTTGTACAATATTCAgccttttattacaataatttaaaaaaaagtaaaacaaacgcatctaaaaattataaatagatttagtgtctttttaaaattaaatacacattcaaaatacaaactaaataaaactaaaatttaaaattcaaatttcaattttaaatttctatttcagatttaatatatttaattattaatatattacaatttaaatacacatccaaaaataaaattagttagaattcaaaattttgaatttaaaattttaaaataaatcttaaatcatCTTAAATCACTAGTAAAATCTTCACTCCGTAATGATCCAGAGCTGCAACGCCTCCCCCTCCTCATCTGTAGCCGCTTTCGTCTTCTCCCGCGTTGCGTACTCCTCCGCAACGATCTCCTCCTTCGGCGACGCGCTCCTCCCCGCGACACACACTTCCCCTGCGCACACCCCCGCGCCTCCTCCATCGATGGGCTCCTCTCCATCCCTGGTCTCCTCCCTCACGCCACGCACAACCGCCCCCTTCTCCCGCACCTCCCCTGTCTCTTCTCCCACGTCGCACTCCTTCTGTCTCTGGTATTTTTGCTtgcaaaattctaaaaaaatttggTTGAGTTCATTCATGAAGATATGTTATCCTTTTTTTTCGCttaataaaaagttctatttttttaaatttatgtataatattggaagtgtctgtgttttttttttctttttttttaaatgtatttgtaattataatttttttttgcactCATATGTTTGATTTGGGAGTTGTAATGTTAACCTAATTTGGATGTGTCAATatttaattttggatgtgtttatgttgttcattatgttcttatatatatatatataagtttttttacatgagttttggatgtgttgataaaatatttagagtgcattcttataattttggatgtgtatttgagtttaattttttctgTGTTCAATATGTAATTTAGAACTACAATAAGAATAatttagatgtgttaatacataattttgaatgtgtttatgtt from Arachis ipaensis cultivar K30076 chromosome B02, Araip1.1, whole genome shotgun sequence harbors:
- the LOC107627643 gene encoding uncharacterized protein LOC107627643; protein product: MIGKIVKHITTLLASEDLFIAKHLVGVQSRTEDVIQELHSHKPEDVVLMGIWGMGGVGKTTIAKSVYNQIRHGFDRPMFLPNIREMWENNQQVFLQEQLLNGICKAQINIQNIASGVALLREKLRLKKVFLVLDDVNNIDQLNALCGSPEWFGAGSIIIITTRDRGLLRRIGVEYVYQVKEMDYNESLQLFCWNAFGKATPLTEFARLAEDVVKYCGGLPLALITIGCQLFGKMKDEWENVLGGLKRFPHPDVHKVLKISFDGLNDDREKEIFLDIASFCIGMEREEALQTLKDAFGLSEYGIGFLEEQSLITFDEKDRVRMHPLLRDMGREIVREQSQTDAQRRMYDVFVSFRGKDTRPTFTSHLHTSLQNAGITAYKDDDDVDGLQRGERISIALLKAIGLSACSVIVFSTHYSDSKWCLQELENIMVCHRTKGQVVYPIFYEVDPSDVRYQKKETDFGKAFESLISRRSVEEDKVQSWRTDLREVSSFSGTTVINSRNESEDIKRIVEHVTRLLDKTELFVAAHPVGVEPRVQKLIEESNIQKIKDVLILGIKGMGGVGKTTIAKAIYNKIRRDFDGRSFLLNIRETWQQDNGKVLLQQQLLEDIFIATRIHISNIDSGKQILKERLGAKRVLIVLDDVTDLDQLNALCGSGEWCRPGSVVIITTRHDDLLRVCKLTFNLEEMNGAESLELFSWHVFKQACPKDKFVKLSTDVVEYSNGLPLALEVLGSHLFNMGIIEWQSALDTLKLIPHDKVQKKLQISFDGLSKNYEKEIFLDIACFFIGMDRNDVVKILNGCGLHAEIGISALKARNLVTVDNNMLGMHDLLRDMGRAIICEQSPELEERSRLWYDEKVLELLENHEGTDLKAKGLSLKLPMTNSICLSKEAFKNMTKLKLLQLAGVQPNGEFKHLSRYLRWMSWHGFPLRHTPIDCYQPNIISIELENSKLKVLWKESRLLKQLKILNLSHSHDLIKTPDFSYLPNLEKLVLKDCTELSLISYTIGTLKNILHINIEGCTNLCVLPRSIYKLTSLETLILSGCLKIDKLEEDVEQMESLAVLKADNTAIAQVPSALARLRNLGHVSLCGYEGLACDVIPLIMFWLWTSPNNMLSSVMQKCSNVFTYANWRPRLQIKGYVSLKTDNVANCNELGMDISEPKSSLNSLLIQMGVENSTTDILQKTILQNNELGDYLLPYDNNYPGLLTFSGEGSFVTFQVLHMNGRNLKSMMLHIVYYSTSSTFTTTEDLILENVQILNLSRDMSNVFKGDKLVSFKDEDREILMSSLEPGDTVRIVVALGSGFIVTKTIVYLIYDDEPPIEENLEHFNDDEDDIVCSTGDDVVASVNEGTLGVDVIAADYDEDVTVFGVHDAVAGMNEIVSGVDAMAKDEDGATVANVDDDMVANLDRNASTSGTDIMPPITNGFGANYVVATDINESSSSVDDNNDDDVAAIGDKMTGLIPLVQVPLDANTYSELTLTMMVSKDELHEDSDLLIAELDKTLSESYFLYPSPGSLELQSLSVISIFQKMQLLLDNELEALVGDVNIKNQLLGYVAQLGQIIGSSQVPKDLHSLVTEINHFYEDFLNDFPPVQEVLDNHERLIDSQNGLQEKLKAAKAKQGHFSASISKGKERVNEMSKEINELEVKLKALHEKRNRLQFNVKCCEFESININKNLETLIKENEEVVSTLKESESALRKAELSKQSYERKLAVLKQALYGNTRH
- the LOC107627644 gene encoding TMV resistance protein N-like; its protein translation is MSYYQSAERIPDPSWKYDVYLSFRGQDTRHGFTSHLYDALRRAGIHVFRDEVALGRGEQITYTLIQAIEASRLLVVVFSESYAGSRWCLDELMKIMECISTGGQTVIPVFYNVDPADVRHQRGPFGEAFQSHRFSYENEIVHAWRAALTEAANLSGFAITGDRNEAEMIGKIVKHITTLLASEDLFIAKHLVMILLDIFIKSK